Within Azoarcus sp. DD4, the genomic segment GCCGGCCATACGCCTTTCGATCGGCGAACCGCAGCATCCGACGCCGGCTTTCATCAAGGATGCGCTGGTCGCCAATCTGGACGGCCTGTCCGTCTATCCCAACACGCCGGGCAGCGACGCCCTGCGCGGAGCCATCGCCGGCTGGCTGCAGCGACGCTACGGCCTGCCCGCCATCGATGTCGCGCATCAGGTGATTCCGGTCAACGGCACACGCGAAGCGCTGTTCGCCTTCGCCCAGTGCGTGGTCGATCGCAGCCGCAAGAGCGCCAAGGTGCTGTGCCCCAATCCCTTCTACCAGATCTACGAGGGTGCGGCGCTGCTGGCTGGCGCCGATCCGGCATTCCTGAACAACCTTCCCGAAAACCGCTTCGGCTCCGACTTCGATTCGGTGCCCGAATCGGTCTGGCGCGACACCCAGCTGGTGTACGTGTGCTCGCCCGGCAATCCCACCGGCCGCGTGCTGGGTTTCGACGAATGGAAGCGGCTGTTCGAACTGTCCGACCGCTACGGCTTCGTGATCGCCGCCGACGAGTGCTACTCCGAGATCTACTTCGACGATGCCGAAAGGCCTATCGGCGGCCTGGAAGCGGCCCATAAGCTGGGGCGCAGCGACTTCCGCAACATCGTGATGTTCTCCAGCCTGTCCAAGCGCTCCAACGTACCCGGACTGCGATCCGGCTTCGTTGCCGGCGACGCGGCGATCCTGAAAAAATTCCTGCTCTATCGCACCTACCAGGGTTGCCAGATGAATCCGGCTGTGCAGGCAGCGTCGGTGGTGGCGTGGAACGACGAGGAGCACGTCGCCGAGAACCGCCGCTTGTACCGCGAGAAATTCGCCCTGGTCACACCCATGCTGGCCCCGTGGCTGGCGGTGACGCTGCCGGATGCCGGCTTCTACCTGTGGGCGCGGATACCGGAATCGATCTGCGCAGGCTCCGACACCGAGTTCGCCCGCGCCCTGCTCGCCGAATATAATGTGACGGTCCTTCCCGGCAGCTTCCTTGCCCGCGAAGCGGACGGCATCAACCCCGGCGCGGGCTTCGTGCGCATCGCACTGGTGGCCGACACTGCCGAGTGCGTCGAAGCCGCCGAGCGCATCATCGCTTTCTGCCAACGCCACCAACAACGCTGAGAGATTCCCCCATGCAAGACCTGCAAAAGATCATCGACGACGCTTTCGAAAACCGCGCCAGCCTGTCGCCTTCCGCCGCCCCCGCCATCGTGCGCGACGCCGTGGCCGAAGTCATCGCCGGGCTGGATTCCGGCAGCCTGCGCGTCGCCGAGAAGAAGGACGGCCAATGGGTGGTCAACCAGTGGATCAAGAAGGCGGTCCTGATCTCCTTCCGCCTGCGCGACAACGAGGTGATGCCGGGCGGCTCGCTCAATTTCTTCGACAAGGTTCCGACCAAGTTCGGCGACTACACCCCGGAGCAGTTCCAGCAAGGCGGCTTCCGCGTCGTGCCGCCGGCGGTGGCGCGCAAGGGCAGCTACATCGCGAAGAACGTGGTGCTGATGCCGTCGTACGTGAATATCGGCGCCTATGTCGATGAAGGCACCATGGTCGATACCTGGGCCACCGTCGGCTCCTGCGCCCAGATCGGCAAGAACGTGCACCTGTCGGGCGGCGTTGGCATCGGCGGCGTGCTCGAGCCGGTGCAGGCCGGCCCCGTCATCATCGAGGACAATGTCTTCGTCGGTGCGCGCTCTGAAGTGGTCGAGGGTGTGATCATCGAGGAAAACGCGGTGCTGTCGATGGGTGTGTACATCGGCCAGAGCACCAAGATCTACGACCGCGAGACCGGCTCCGTCACCTACGGCCGCGTGCCTGCCGGCGCCGTCGTGGTGCCGGGCAGCCTGCCGTCGGCCGATGGCAAGTACAGCCTGTACTGCGCTGTGATCGTGAAGAAGGTCGACGCCCAGACCCGCGCCAAGACCGCCATCAACGAACTGCTGCGCGGCGCCTGATTCGCGCAATCGCGGGGGCCCTACACCCCCGCGCTGCTTCCCCTTGGCTACCCGCCGCTGCGCCGTTCCCACCCTGACCGGAGTCCGATACCGATGATTTTCGACAAGCTGTTCCAGCTCATGGCCGAAAAACAGGCCTCGGACATGTTCATTTCCGCCGGCGCCGCGATCCACATCAAGATCCAGGGGCATTCGATGCCGATCAACCAGCAGGTCATGGATCCCTCCATGATCCAGCGGATGATCTACGAGATGCTGACCCCGGAGCAGATCGAAAGGGTTGAAAAGGAAAGGGAGCTCAACCTGTCCTTCGGGCGGCGCGAGCTGGGCAACTTCCGGGTCAATGTATTCTGGCAGCGTAATTCGCTGGCCATCGTGGTGCGCTTCATCCAGAGCGACATCCCCACCATCGATACCCTGGGCCTGCCCGGCGTGCTGTCCGAAGTGGTGATGGAAAAGCGCGGCCTCGTGCTGGTGGTCGGCGCCACCGGTTCGGGAAAGTCGACCACGCTGGCGTCGATGATCGACCACCGCATCCGCAACAAGTCGGGCCACGTGCTGACGGTCGAGGATCCGATCGAGTACCTCTTCCAGCATCGTAAATCGGTGGTCAACCAGCGCGAGGTCGGCATCGACACGCTCAGCTGGCATGAAGCGCTGCGCAACGCGATGCGGCAGGCGCCCGACTGCATCCTGATCGGCGAGATCCGCGACCGTGAAACCATGCAGGCGGCGCTGTCGTATTCGCAGACCGGCCACCTTTGCCTGGCCACCCTGCATGCCAACAACGCCTATCACGCGCTCAACCGCATCATCAACTTCTTCCCGCTCGAGAACCGCTCGCTGCTGTATCTCGATCTCGCCGTCGCCCTGCGTTGCATCATCTCGCAGCGCCTGGTGCGCAAACCCAACGGCAAGCGCATTCCGACGGTGGAAATCCTGATGAATACCCGCCACGTGGCGGAGTTGGTCGAACGCGGCGAACTGAACGAGATCAAGGAAGCAATGGAGCAGAGCCTCGCGCCGGGCTCCCAGACCTTCGAACAGGATCTGTTCCGGCTATACCACGAAAAGGCGATCACGCTCGACGAAGCGCTCGCCAATTCGGACTCGCCGACCAACCTGTCGTGGCTGATCAACAACGCCCAGTTCGGCGACGCGCCCACGCAGCCGATGGCTCAAAGCAGCCAGCCCGTCATCGATTTCGAGCGCACGCAACCGGACGGCGCCTCTTTCCGCGAATTCTCGCTACACGTCGACGAACCCACTGAATAGGCCCGGATGCGTTTGCGCTCCGGCGCCTGGCCATCTCAAGAAGACCATGTCCCTCCCCGACAACCCGACGCTCGCGCTCGCCTGCGAGCTGATTGCCCGTTCCTCCGTCACACCTGAAGACGCCGGTTGCCTCGACCTGATCGCCGCCCGCCTCGCGCCCCTCGGTTTCTCCTGCGAGCGCATCGACGTCGGCGGCGTCTCCAATTTGTGGGCACGCCGGGGCACGGCCCGGCCCTTGATCTGCTTCGCCGGCCACACCGACGTGGTGCCGACGGGGCCGCTCGACGCTTGGCAGACACCGCCGTTCGAACCGGTGATCCGCGATGGCGTGCTCTACGGCCGTGGCGCTGCCGACATGAAATCGTCACTGGCAGCTTTCGTCACCTCCATCGAGCGCTTCGTCGCCGAACATCCGAACCATGACGGCAGCATCGCCCTGCTGCTGACCTCCGATGAGGAAGGCGTCGCCACCTGCGGCACCGTCAAGGTGGTGGACGCGCTGGCTGCACGCGGCGAAAAGCTGGACTACTGCGTCGTCGGCGAACCGACCTCGGTGAAGACGCTGGGCGACATGATCAAGAACGGCCGCCGTGGCTCGCTGTCCGGCACCCTACGTGTCAAGGGCCTGCAGGGACACGTCGCCTACCCTCAGCTGGCGCGCAATCCGATCCACGAAGTGGCGCCGGCGCTGGCCGAGCTCACCGCCATCCGCTGGGATGAAGGCAACGAGTTCTTCCCGCCGACGACGTGGCAGGTGTCGAACATCCATGCGGGCACCGGCGCCAACAACGTGATTCCCGGTGTCTGCGAGCTGCTGTTCAATTTCCGCTTCGGCTCGGTGAGCAGCGCGGAGAGCCTGAAGGCGCGCACCCACGAGCTCCTCGACCGCCACCAGCTCGACTACGAGCTCGACTGGCATCTCTCCGGCAAGCCCTTCATCACCGGCCGCGGCAAGCTCGTTGCCGCATTGTCCGGCGCTATCCGCGACACCCTGGGGGTCGAAACCGAATTGTCGACCACGGGCGGCACTTCCGATGGTCGTTTCATCGCCGAGATCTGTGCTGAAGTGGTCGAATTCGGCCCGGTCAACGCGTCTATCCACAAGGTGAACGAGCACATCGCCGTCGACGCGGTAGCGCCGCTGTCCGAAGTCTACGAGCGCACCTTGCGCACCCTGCTGCTTCCTGCCTGAGGCTACCTCAATGACCGATCACGATCACGACCACGACCACCACGAGGACGAGATGCATGAGCACGAGCACGGCCCCCTCGCCGAACTCGTCACCGTGCGCGACTGGCTGCGTTACGCAGTCACCCGCTTCAATCGCGAAGGCATCTTCTGCGGTCACGGGGTGCTCGACACCTATGACGAAGCGGTCTGGCTGATCCTGTCGACCCTCGCCCTCCCGCTGGACCGGCTGGAGCCCTTCCTCGACGCCTGCATCCCGTCGGACGAACGGCAGCAGATCTTCGACAACATCGAGCGCCGCACCGTCGAACGCATTCCCACCGCCTACCTCACCCAGGAGGCCTGGCTGGGCGATTTCCGCTTCCATGTCGATGAGCGGGTGATCGTTCCTCGCTCCTTTTTCGCCGAGTTGCTGGAGAACGGCCTGGCACCCTGGGTGGACGACGCCGAGAACGTGAATACGGCGCTTGATCTGTGCACCGGCTCCGGCTGTCTCGCCATCCTCATGGCGCATGCCTTTCCGAATGCCCGGATCGTGGGCGCGGACCTGTCCGACGACGCCCTCGACGTCGCCGCGCAGAACGTTGCCGACTACGGATTGGATCAGCGTGTCGAGCTGGTGAAAAGCGATGTTTTCAGCGGCCTGACAGGAAGGCGCTTCGACCTCATCCTGAGCAATCCGCCCTACGTTACCGCGGAAGCGATGGACGCCCTGCCGCCGGAATATCTCCATGAACCTCGCATGGCGCTTGCGGCCGGCGATGACGGCCTGGACGTGGTACGCAGGCTGATCGGCAAGGCGCGCGAACATCTCACGGCCGGTGGCTTTCTTGCCGTGGAAGTGGGGCATAATCGGCACATCGTCGAAGCCGCCTTCCCGGAACTGCCATTCACCTGGCTGTCTGCGCGCGGCGACGACGACATGATATTTCTGCTGCAACGCGACGAGCTGCCCGGTCGGGCCGACTGACACGGGTGTCCGGCGCGTCCGGCGACGGCAAATAAACTGCCGCGCCGGACACCTGTCGCCCGAGGGAGAGAAGAGGCATGCCGAACGAACGTCCCATCCTGCTCGTCGAGGACAATCCAGACGACGAAGCCCTGACCTTGCGGGCCTTCAGCAAGAACAAGATCACCAACCCCATCGTCGTGGCGCGCGACGGCGTCGAGGCGATCGATTACCTGTTCTGTACCGGCCCCCAGGAAAAGCGCGACCCATCGGTCATGCCGGCAGTGATCCTGCTGGACCTCAAGCTCCCGCGCATCGACGGGCTGGAGGTCTTGCGGCGCATTCGTGCCGATGAACATACCGCCCTGTTGCCGGTGGTCGTCCTGACCACCTCCCGTGAACTCCAGGACATACAGCAAGCCTACCGGCTTGGCGCGAACAGTTACATCCGCAAGCCGGTCGACTTCGAGCGCTTCCTGCACACGGTCGGCCAACTCGGGCTTTACTGGCTTTCGCTCAACGAAACCGTCGATTCCGCTGCGAACGGCGCCTACTGACGCCGTCCGCCGGGCAGCTCAGGACTGCTCGTCTATCCAGGCCTGCTGGATGGCTTCGAGTACGCGCTCGCCACAGTGATTGGGATCGTCGTCGAATTCGGGCAGCGCCATCACCCAGTTCGCCAGATCGACGAAATTGATCTTGAGCGGATCGACGTCGGGGTGGGTGTCGCTCAACTGGATCGCGATTTCCTGCACTTCGGTCCATTTCATCAGTGCTTGCCCTCCCTCGCCATATTGATGGTGTAGCGCGGAATCTCGACCACCAGCGGCGTCTCGGCGACGATGGCCTGACAGGACAGGCGGGACTGCGGCTCCAGGCCCCAGGCCTTGTCCAGCAGGTCCTCTTCCTCTTCCTCGGCCTCGTTCAGCGAGTCGAAACCCTCCCGCACGATCACGTGGCAGGTGGTGCAGGCGCAGGAGCGCTCACAGGCGTGCTCGATCTCGATGTCGTTGGCCAGCAGCGTGTCGCAGATCGTCGCACCCGGGGCGGCCTCGATGACGGCGCCGTCGGGGCAAAGCTCGACGTGCGGAAGAACAATGATCTGGGTCATACCTCGAACTCATCCACCTTGTGGCCGGCCAGCGCCGAACGGATGCTGTTGTCCATGCGGCGGGCGGCAAATTCGTCGGTTGCGCGGGTCAGGGCATCGATACCGGCCTTGATGGCGCGATGGTCGGTTCCCGCCCGCAGGTCGCGCAGTGCAGCGATGGCCGCGTCGATTGCCGCGCGTTCGGCGGCGTTGAGCAAACCACCGTCGGCGGCCAGCGCCTGCTCGGTGGCTTCGATCACGCGGTCGGCTTCGACCTGCTGTTCGCGCAACGCACGTGCAGCCATGTCGTCGCCGGCTCGCTCGATGCCGTCGCGCAGCATCCCGGTGATCTCCTCGTCGCTGAGGCCGTAGGATGGCTTCACCAGCACGCTGGCCTCGACACCGGAAGACATTTCGCGCGCCGACACCGACAGCAGACCGTCGGCATCGACCTGGAAGGCGACGCGAATCCGCGCGGCGCCTGCCACCATCGGCGGAATACCGCGCAATTCGAAGCGCGCGAGCGAACGGCAGTCGGCGACCAGCTCGCGCTCACCCTGCACCACGTGGAAGGCCATCGCGGTCTGGCCATCCTTGTACGTGGTGAATTCCTGCGCGCGGGCGATCGGCAGCGTCGAGTTCCGCGGAACGACCTTTTCGACCAGTCCGCCCATGGTCTCGAGTCCGAGCGAGAGCGGAATGACATCGAGGAGCAGCCAGTCATCCTCGTCCTTGCGGTTGCCCGCGAGCACGTTGGCTTGCATCGCCGCACCGAGCGCGACCACCTTGTCCGGGTCGAGATTGGTGAGCGGTTCCTGACCGAAATACTCGGCCACCGCACGCTGGATGTGCGGCATGCGGGTCGCGCCGCCGACCATGACCACGCCCTTGATGTCCTCGGGGGTGAGGCCCGCGTCGCGCAGTGCCTTGCGTACCGGGCCGAGCGTTTTCCTTACCAGGTGCTCGGTCATCTGCGCGAACTCATCCCGGTTCACGACCAGATTGACTTCCTCGCCAGAAGCCAGGCGGCACTGGATAGGCGCCGCCTCGCAGGCGGTCAGCAATTCCTTGGCTTCCCGCGCCTTCATCTGCAGGCGACGGGCATCTTCGGACGATGGCGGTTCGATGGCGGCCTTGTCCAGCGCCCAGCAGAACAGGCGGTGGTCGAAGTCGTCGCCGCCGAGCGCCGCGTCGCCATTGGTCGACAGCACCTCGAACACGCCACGCGAGAGCTTGAGAATGGAAAGGTCGAAGGTGCCACCGCCGAGGTCGTAAACCGCATAGACGCCTTCGGCTGCGTTGTCCAGGCCGTAGGCCACCGCAGCTGCGGTGGGCTCGTTCAGTAGGCGCAGCACTTCGAGGCCGGCAAGGCGCGCAGCATCCTTGGTTGCCTGGCGCTGGGCGTCGTCGAAGTAGGCCGGAACCGTGATTACCGCGCCGGTGAGCGGGCCGCCGAGGCTTGCCTCGGCACGCTGTCGCAGCACCCGGAGGATCTCGGAGGACACCTCGACCGGGCTCTTCACGCCCTGCACGGTACGCAGCCGCACCATACCGGGTTCGTCTTCGAAGTCGTAAGGCATGGACTCGACGTATGCGACGTCCTTGAGCCCCCGCCCCATGAAACGTTTGACCGAGACGATGGTGTTGCGCGGGTCGGTCGCCTGCGCGGGAACCGCCGCCTGACCGACTTCGATGTGTCCGTCGGCACAGTAGCGTACGACCGACGGCAGCATCGCGCGGCCGGTTTCGTCGGCGAGGCATACGGCAATGCCGTTACGCACCGTCGCGACGAGCGAATTGGTAGTACCGAGGTCGATACCGACCGCAAGCCGGTGCTTGTGCGGTTCGGCGGACATGCCCGGTTCGGAGATCTGGAGCAGAGCCATGCTTTGAGCGCCTGTCAGTCTTCGAGCGCCTCTAGGGCGTCGTCGATCTCGTGTTGGAGTTTTTCGATGAACATCAGCCGGCGCACCGTATCCGCCGCCGCAACGTAGTCGCCGTCATCGTCGAGGGCCCGCTCCAGCCCGCCGAGCACCTCGCGCGCATGCTGGCGCAGGCGCTGGTGCAATTGTTCGAGATCCTCGATCTCGGCGGCGTCACGCGCCTCTTCCACCGCCTCGCGCCACTCCATCTGTTCCATCAGGAACTCGGGCGACATCGCGGTATTAGTTTCGATTCCGGCATCCACGCCAGCGAGTTCAAGCAGGTATTGCGCACGCGTCAAAGGCTTTCGCAGCACGCGGAAGCCTTCGTTCACACGCGTTGCCCACTGCATCGAACGCCGCTTCTCGGCATCCGGCAGATGTGCATGGCGGTCAGGGTGCACCTGCGATTGCAGTTCGTGCCAGGCCGCTTCGAGCGCGGCCTCGTCCAGCCGGTAACGTCGGGGCAGCCCGAACAGGCCAAAGAAATCCTGCTGGAGGTCGATGCTCATGTACGCGCCGCGGTCAGACGTTGAAGCTTTCGCCGCAGCCGCAGGCGTCCTTGACGTTCGGGTTGTTGAACTTGAAACCCTCGTTCAGGCCTTCGCGCACGAAATCGAGTTCGGTTCCGTCGATATAAGGCAGGCTCTTCGGATCGACGATAACCTGCACGCCGTGGCTCTCGAAGACGAGGTCCTCGTCGTGCTTCTCATCGACGAACTCGAGCTTGTAGGCCATGCCCGAACAGCCAGAGGTGCGCACGCCAAGGCGGATACCCAGACCCTTGCCGCGCTTGCTGATGAAGTTGGCGACGTGCTTGGCAGCACTTTCGGAGAGGCTCACTCCCATCTCGGTTCTCCCGTAATCAGGCTTCGTGCTTCTTCTTGTAATCGGCGACTGCAGCCTTGATCGCATCCTCGGCGAGGATGGAACAATGGATCTTCACCGGCGGCAGCGCCAGTTCTTCGGCGATCTGCGTGTTCTTGATCTCCAGCGCCTGGTCCAGCGTCTTGCCCTTCACCCACTCGGTGACGAGCGAGGACGAGGCGATCGCGGAACCGCAACCGTAGGTCTTGAACTTGGCATCCTCGATGACGCCATCCTTGCCAACCTTGATCTGCAGCTTCATCACGTCGCCACAGGCCGGGGCGCCGACCATGCCGGTTGCCACGCCTTCGTCGTCCTTGGCGAACGAACCGACGTTGCGCGGGTTTTCGTAGTGATCCAGAAGCTTGTCGCTATATGCCATTTTCTCTCTCCTGCTGGATGTGCCCGGCCGCTCAGTGAGCAGCCCACTGCACGGTATTCAGATCCACGCCTTCCTGCACCATTTCCCACAGCGGCGAAAGCTCGCGTAGCTTGCCGATTTTCTTGTGCAGCAGGTCGATGGTGTAGTCGATCTCTTCTTCGGTGGTGAAACGGCCGATCGTGAACCGGATCGAGCTATGTGCCAGTTCGTCGTTGCGGCCAAGTGCGCGCAGCACATACGAAGGCTCCAGACTGGCCGAGGTACAGGCCGAACCGCTCGACACCGCGATGTCCTTGATCGCCATGATCAGCGACTCGCCCTCGACATAGGCGAAGGAAATATTGAGGTTGTGCGGCACGCGATGTTCGAGGTCGCCATTGACGTAGGTGGCCTCGATGTCGGTCAGCCCGGCGAGCAGCTTGTCGCGCAGGCGGCGGATACGGGCGTTTTCCTCGACCATCTCTTCGCGGGCGATGCGGAAGGCTTCGCCCATGCCGACGATCTGGTGGGTGGCGAGCGTGCCGGAGCGCAGACCGCGCTCGTGGCCGCCGCCGTGCATCTGCGCTTCGAGACGCACGCGCGGCTTGCGACGCACGTAGAGCGCGCCGATGCCCTTGGGACCGTAGGTCTTGTGCGCAGAGAAGCTCATCAGGTCGACCTTGAGCCTGGCGAGGTCGATGTCGACCTTGCCGGTAGCCTGTGCCGCATCGACGTGGAACACGATGCCCTTGTCGCGGCAGATCTCGCCGATCTCGGCAATCGGCTGAACCACGCCAATCTCGTTGTTTACGAACATGATGGAAACCAGGATCGTGTCCGGACGGAGCGCGGCCTTGAACACCTCCAGATCGACCAGGCCATCTTCCCGAACATCGAGGTAGGTGGCCTCGAAGCCTTCGCGCTCGAGTTCGCGCACAGTGTCCAGCACCGCCTTGTGCTCGGTCTTGAGCGTGATGATGTGTTTGCCCTTGCCCTGGTAGAAGTGCGCAGCGCCCTTGATCGCCAGGTTGTTGGATTCGGTCGCGCCGGAAGTCCAGATGATCTCCTTCGCGTCGGCATTGACCAGCTTCGCAACCTCTTCGCGCGCTTCCTCGACCGCCTGCTCCGCCGCCCAGCCGAAAGCATGCGAACGGCTGGCCGGGTTGCCGAATTGCTCGGTAAGCCAGGGAATCATCTTCGCCGCCACCCGCGGGTCGACCGGCGTGGTGGCCGAATAGTCGAGGTAGATCGGGAACTTCAACATTGCGTCACTCCGTAAGCAGATCGTTTCGTACAGTCAGACCGTCATTGCGGTCAATTGTCTCAATTCGTTGGCGATGCGGCCCAGCGTGGCGATGAAGCCGGCAACGTCCTCGTCGGTTGTGTCGCGTCCCAGGCTGACCCGGACCGCGCCGCGCGCGATGTCCGCCTCCACGCCCATCGCCAATAGCGTGTGGGACGGTTCCGGGTTCGCGCTCGAGCATGCCGAGCCGCTGGCAACCGCAAATCCCGCACGGTCGAGCTTGCCGACCAGGGTTTCACCATCGAGCCCCTCCAGCGCGAAAAACACGGTATTCGGCAATCGCGTCGCGCCTGCCGAAAATATCCGGGCGCCCAAAGCGGCCACGCCAGCCTCGACGCGTTCACGCAAGCGCAGAAGACGCTGCGCTTCGTCGGCCTGTCGGGCGTGGGCGCGTTCGCAGGCCACGCCAAAGCCGACGATGGCAGCCACGTTCTCGGTGCCGGAGCGCAGGCCGCGCTCCTGCCCGCCGCCGGCGATCAGCGGTGCGAGTTCGACACGCTTGTCCAGCACCAAAGCGCCAGCTCCCAGCGGCCCGCCAACCTTGTGTGCCGACACGGTCAGCGCATGCACACCCAGCCGGCGAAAATCCAGCGACAACTTGCCCAGGGCCTGCACCGCGTCCGTATGAAACCAGGCGCCTGCCGGCCTCGCGGCTGCCGCCAGCGTGGCGACGTCCTGGACGACACCGGTCTCGTTGTTGGCCAGCATCACAGAGATCAACGCCGGTCGCGCTTCCAGGGTCGCCTGCCAACTGGCCGGATCGATCACGCCATCGCCGTTCACCGCGATTTCGCGCATCGCCCATCCGCTGCGGCGCAACTGGCGCGCCGGTTCGCGCACGCAGGGATGCTCAATGGCGCTGACTGCGATCAGGCCCGTCTTCATGACGGCCGCAGCGCCCTTGATGAACAGGTTGTTGGCTTCGGATCCGCCACTGGTGAATACCACCTCGGTCGGATGCGCGCCGAGGGCGGCGGCCACCCTGGCGCGGGCCTCGTCGATCGCCGCCCTCGCCTGCCGGCCGTACTCGTGTCGGCTCGACGCATTGCCGAAGCCTGCACCCAACCAGGGGAGCATGGCTTCTCGCACCGCCGGATCAAGCGGCGTGGTCGCGTTCCAGTCGAGATAGGCCGGCTTGAACATCCTTCTCCGCCCTCAGGCCGCAGCGGTTTCGCGCAGCGCGATGGCAGCCCGGCGGCGCA encodes:
- the dapC gene encoding succinyldiaminopimelate transaminase, producing the protein MNPDLDRLQTYPFEKLRDLFRGVMPPAGLPAIRLSIGEPQHPTPAFIKDALVANLDGLSVYPNTPGSDALRGAIAGWLQRRYGLPAIDVAHQVIPVNGTREALFAFAQCVVDRSRKSAKVLCPNPFYQIYEGAALLAGADPAFLNNLPENRFGSDFDSVPESVWRDTQLVYVCSPGNPTGRVLGFDEWKRLFELSDRYGFVIAADECYSEIYFDDAERPIGGLEAAHKLGRSDFRNIVMFSSLSKRSNVPGLRSGFVAGDAAILKKFLLYRTYQGCQMNPAVQAASVVAWNDEEHVAENRRLYREKFALVTPMLAPWLAVTLPDAGFYLWARIPESICAGSDTEFARALLAEYNVTVLPGSFLAREADGINPGAGFVRIALVADTAECVEAAERIIAFCQRHQQR
- the iscX gene encoding Fe-S cluster assembly protein IscX, coding for MKWTEVQEIAIQLSDTHPDVDPLKINFVDLANWVMALPEFDDDPNHCGERVLEAIQQAWIDEQS
- the iscA gene encoding iron-sulfur cluster assembly protein IscA is translated as MGVSLSESAAKHVANFISKRGKGLGIRLGVRTSGCSGMAYKLEFVDEKHDEDLVFESHGVQVIVDPKSLPYIDGTELDFVREGLNEGFKFNNPNVKDACGCGESFNV
- the dapD gene encoding 2,3,4,5-tetrahydropyridine-2,6-dicarboxylate N-succinyltransferase yields the protein MQDLQKIIDDAFENRASLSPSAAPAIVRDAVAEVIAGLDSGSLRVAEKKDGQWVVNQWIKKAVLISFRLRDNEVMPGGSLNFFDKVPTKFGDYTPEQFQQGGFRVVPPAVARKGSYIAKNVVLMPSYVNIGAYVDEGTMVDTWATVGSCAQIGKNVHLSGGVGIGGVLEPVQAGPVIIEDNVFVGARSEVVEGVIIEENAVLSMGVYIGQSTKIYDRETGSVTYGRVPAGAVVVPGSLPSADGKYSLYCAVIVKKVDAQTRAKTAINELLRGA
- the fdx gene encoding ISC system 2Fe-2S type ferredoxin codes for the protein MTQIIVLPHVELCPDGAVIEAAPGATICDTLLANDIEIEHACERSCACTTCHVIVREGFDSLNEAEEEEEDLLDKAWGLEPQSRLSCQAIVAETPLVVEIPRYTINMAREGKH
- a CDS encoding response regulator, with amino-acid sequence MPNERPILLVEDNPDDEALTLRAFSKNKITNPIVVARDGVEAIDYLFCTGPQEKRDPSVMPAVILLDLKLPRIDGLEVLRRIRADEHTALLPVVVLTTSRELQDIQQAYRLGANSYIRKPVDFERFLHTVGQLGLYWLSLNETVDSAANGAY
- the hscA gene encoding Fe-S protein assembly chaperone HscA produces the protein MALLQISEPGMSAEPHKHRLAVGIDLGTTNSLVATVRNGIAVCLADETGRAMLPSVVRYCADGHIEVGQAAVPAQATDPRNTIVSVKRFMGRGLKDVAYVESMPYDFEDEPGMVRLRTVQGVKSPVEVSSEILRVLRQRAEASLGGPLTGAVITVPAYFDDAQRQATKDAARLAGLEVLRLLNEPTAAAVAYGLDNAAEGVYAVYDLGGGTFDLSILKLSRGVFEVLSTNGDAALGGDDFDHRLFCWALDKAAIEPPSSEDARRLQMKAREAKELLTACEAAPIQCRLASGEEVNLVVNRDEFAQMTEHLVRKTLGPVRKALRDAGLTPEDIKGVVMVGGATRMPHIQRAVAEYFGQEPLTNLDPDKVVALGAAMQANVLAGNRKDEDDWLLLDVIPLSLGLETMGGLVEKVVPRNSTLPIARAQEFTTYKDGQTAMAFHVVQGERELVADCRSLARFELRGIPPMVAGAARIRVAFQVDADGLLSVSAREMSSGVEASVLVKPSYGLSDEEITGMLRDGIERAGDDMAARALREQQVEADRVIEATEQALAADGGLLNAAERAAIDAAIAALRDLRAGTDHRAIKAGIDALTRATDEFAARRMDNSIRSALAGHKVDEFEV
- a CDS encoding PilT/PilU family type 4a pilus ATPase: MIFDKLFQLMAEKQASDMFISAGAAIHIKIQGHSMPINQQVMDPSMIQRMIYEMLTPEQIERVEKERELNLSFGRRELGNFRVNVFWQRNSLAIVVRFIQSDIPTIDTLGLPGVLSEVVMEKRGLVLVVGATGSGKSTTLASMIDHRIRNKSGHVLTVEDPIEYLFQHRKSVVNQREVGIDTLSWHEALRNAMRQAPDCILIGEIRDRETMQAALSYSQTGHLCLATLHANNAYHALNRIINFFPLENRSLLYLDLAVALRCIISQRLVRKPNGKRIPTVEILMNTRHVAELVERGELNEIKEAMEQSLAPGSQTFEQDLFRLYHEKAITLDEALANSDSPTNLSWLINNAQFGDAPTQPMAQSSQPVIDFERTQPDGASFREFSLHVDEPTE
- the dapE gene encoding succinyl-diaminopimelate desuccinylase; the protein is MSLPDNPTLALACELIARSSVTPEDAGCLDLIAARLAPLGFSCERIDVGGVSNLWARRGTARPLICFAGHTDVVPTGPLDAWQTPPFEPVIRDGVLYGRGAADMKSSLAAFVTSIERFVAEHPNHDGSIALLLTSDEEGVATCGTVKVVDALAARGEKLDYCVVGEPTSVKTLGDMIKNGRRGSLSGTLRVKGLQGHVAYPQLARNPIHEVAPALAELTAIRWDEGNEFFPPTTWQVSNIHAGTGANNVIPGVCELLFNFRFGSVSSAESLKARTHELLDRHQLDYELDWHLSGKPFITGRGKLVAALSGAIRDTLGVETELSTTGGTSDGRFIAEICAEVVEFGPVNASIHKVNEHIAVDAVAPLSEVYERTLRTLLLPA
- the prmB gene encoding 50S ribosomal protein L3 N(5)-glutamine methyltransferase, translated to MTDHDHDHDHHEDEMHEHEHGPLAELVTVRDWLRYAVTRFNREGIFCGHGVLDTYDEAVWLILSTLALPLDRLEPFLDACIPSDERQQIFDNIERRTVERIPTAYLTQEAWLGDFRFHVDERVIVPRSFFAELLENGLAPWVDDAENVNTALDLCTGSGCLAILMAHAFPNARIVGADLSDDALDVAAQNVADYGLDQRVELVKSDVFSGLTGRRFDLILSNPPYVTAEAMDALPPEYLHEPRMALAAGDDGLDVVRRLIGKAREHLTAGGFLAVEVGHNRHIVEAAFPELPFTWLSARGDDDMIFLLQRDELPGRAD
- the hscB gene encoding Fe-S protein assembly co-chaperone HscB codes for the protein MSIDLQQDFFGLFGLPRRYRLDEAALEAAWHELQSQVHPDRHAHLPDAEKRRSMQWATRVNEGFRVLRKPLTRAQYLLELAGVDAGIETNTAMSPEFLMEQMEWREAVEEARDAAEIEDLEQLHQRLRQHAREVLGGLERALDDDGDYVAAADTVRRLMFIEKLQHEIDDALEALED